GGGTAGCGTCGTAACAGTTctctcatttaaatccataactTATATATGATAAATGCCTGATCACCggaaaaataaattacaaattGTTTTTAGGATAAAAAATGTATGATAACACCATCCCACACCGTTTGTACAATAAGGCAGGAGGTGTATAAACAGATTATAAAAATACAGACAAAAGAGCTCTAAAATGAGATGCCTAATTATTTCCTGCTTGCATTATGAGTAAATAACCAAGTCGCAGGTCGAAAAGGtaacaaaaaaattatagagTTGCTGAATAAAACTCAGGTTAATcagaaatatgaaataaagataCTCCATTGAGGAGTAGCAAAATTGTCTACAAGAGGGTATAGGAGCAAGATTCTAAATCAAGTGTATCAACATATGTAgcagattttggttttcaactaGACATACCTAGTCACTTGACCCGCAATAGCACGAGCAAGAACCAATGTCACCGTATACCAGACTTGTTACTGTAAACAAAAATCATAACATCTAGTTTCCCAACAAAGTAATAATaattagcatttttttttttttctgcatgaTAAACGCAGCATCAACAAAAGGAACCAGAACTTCTGCAATAAAACAGCTCCCTTCATGATGAAAGTGTTCTTTTGGTTGAACAAAATCTTCTAGTCACATTAAAAATCTTAATACTGGCACTTATGAATTTGAGACGTGGAAACCATCACAGTCCCAGCAATCAGATGTCGAAACCATCACAGTCCCAGCTAAGAGCATAAGCTCACACAAGATCAGAGGAGATGGGGGAAAAATGCCAATTGAAAAGGATCTCTTCAACCTAGCCCGTTATATGTTAATCGTGAAGAGGAGTCATGGCTAGAGGCAGCTACACTAGCTCTTGCTTCTTACTTTTCTTccagtgctaaggataaaacaCCACTTTGGTGTACTATTGGCTCTTCTGAGCTTTATTAGGCCTGACAGATCTTGCTGGTTTGATGATATATCCCAGAAGAGTAAATACAATGGGAACAATGGTGCCAACAAAATACACACTTTGGTAGGAGGCCAGGGTTTCCTTCATGCTCAGTACCTTCAACAGAGAAAACAACAGAAAATGAATGTCAGGAACATATATTAAGAATCCCAAGACAAGAAAACAGAACCTACAACTGTTCAATCCGAAGCaagaaaagaattaaaaaactagatagaacaaaattaaaaaagtaGATCACTACATAACTCCTATATTCCTCGTCCCTCACTCTTCCACCCCCAACCCCACCAACCCACCTGCCCCAACACGACCCACATGATCAATGATTTTAACCAGTCCAGGAAGGTGATGAGTTTAAATTGCGAAAAAAATGCATATAGAAATTatacaacaaagaaaaaaacaacGAAGTGCAGAAAATACATCTAAAAAATGGAAAGGTTAAAACAATAAGTTTTCTAAAGACACTTTTAAAATTGACTTGTATTTaataagtttaaaaaaaaaagaaaattcagatagaAGCTGACCTGGAAACCAATGCAGGAATAGTTCAGAACAAGTAGCGTATATGCAAAATTGATCAATGTAAGCATCTTTCTAAATATTGCATTGCTCGGGGAAACAGCCTGCTGCCATCTGTATATAACTGCTCAGACACAAGGCAAGAAGAAAAGTATCAGGTAAAAGAATATCGGATAAGCCTCCTAATGGATTGAACTGAAAGGTAAGGATGACTGGAAAAAatgtatatttcaatgaaagTGCAATCAAACTTTGAATTTGTACCTCGTGAACCTGCGATCATTAATGCTGACTGAACAAAGAAAATGATGTATCCAGGATATAATCCCTGTTGCCGGATCAATAGAAGAAAATATGAGATACATTCAGCAATGTTAGCATAAATAGAAGCAAAATTGATCTCCAACAATGACAGCTATAAAACCATAAAATAACAGAAAATTGTCTGTATAAAGCCAAAAgaggttttcttttttcctttatatCTCCTAAAAATGCAGTATCAGAAGAATTCAAGATCAGTTATAGGTGCAGTCAAGGCACTTAAAATAATGATTAGACAGATAAAAACAAAATTATATTAGCTTGATCGGCACCATTAGCCCTATAAGTTTTATATATCCAAATTTGCAAGAATGCATGATAACCAAACATGAGAAATTTAAGTCTAGCATGACTTGTGATTCCATAAATTTTCTTAATGATTTAACGACAATACCTCATAACATGAAAAGTTTATGCCTAATATTAAGACTTGAAACAGCAAATCTTTAACCATGTAAAGAACCTTGAAACACACCACTGGTTCTCTCCTATCCTGCTTCTCACAGACAAGCTTATCAGAAACTAAATTACAGAGTTCTACCTCAAATCTAGCTAAAAAGATGCACTTCAAGCAAAGACCTAGAATATTACATTTCATAGACCACAGTAGGATATTTGTTATGTGAAAAGGGATTACGATACTAACATGCCAAATAGCACTAACAGTCTGTGTAGCCAGCAACTGAAGGAATCCAGGTTTCTTCCCTTTCTGAATAAGCCTTTCATAAACATCTAAAACAACATGACATTTTGAATTAGTTGGAATATAATACTGAattacaaagagaaaaagaTCATAAAGAGATATTAACTGTTTAGCACAAGCACAAAGTAAATACACTAATTGATTTCCCATATCTAGAATTTAAATGAAAACCAGCATTGATTGCTGCACCATAAGAGCCAGCAGTCTGGAGCAGCATCGCTGTTGCCCCCACCATGTGTCAAAATAGACGCATGGACAGAGACCACATAAAATGCCTAGATCTACCAGGTGCAGGACTCTTACAAAGACTATAGACCCTGCATGAGTCCTTCAATCCTCCGATCAGAAGTGTCTATAAGTCTTCAGAACATTATTCAATAGCCCATTCAGCAGCTACTTATAACATATTCTGAAGGATGACAAAGTAGTCATGTTATTGCTAAAAACCCATGCTCATTAGAAAATATTGAATTAAATATGtaacctttgttttaattcaaGATGCATGCATGCAAGAGTGCAACAAACACATTAGAATGTGAACAGCCATTGCAACATGCTGGCATGCATCAACTTAATGCTCATGACCATATAATGCAAGCACACATGATTAACGAAGCAAATACTGCACATACAAGCACACATCATCCCAGAAATTACACCCATGCTCATACTTGCATACATATTACCTCAAGAACACTGAAATCTGGCTTTCTGGCATGGCATTTGAACACATGCACTTCAGCAACATTGACTTCAGCTAAAATGAGCCGAGACTGAAATAAGCAAATGCATATATCAAAGCAAGATGAATGTTGAAACTCACAATAGCGTAGCCAGGTGCTAACTTGGATGTTCCACATGAGCGGCAACTGCACTGCACTGGTTGCTAATTCAACACCAAGAATGTCAACATTTTTTGCACGTTCCCACTGTGGTGTAGGAGGAGATGAATCTGACCACCCACTGAAACCCAGACCAGATGTGATGATTGAAGCTTCTGATATGGACCAAATAAAATAATACTTCCAACGAGCAGTAAAGCCAGACATGTATTGGTAATGCAGCCGTTTCCAGAATCCCCATTCATAATATATGGGTTCATTAAACCGTGAAAGTGGATACTGTGGTACCAAATATAAGTAAATCGCCATACATATGGCAGCTTGAATTAGAGCACGCAAGGTAGCAACATAAGGAGATGGTGATGGTCTATCTTTAGAACGAGCCCACATCTAAACAAGCAGGAGGCGGGGTCAAAATAATGAACCAACAgggaataaaattagaaaagaatcTACCACTTAACCTCATAGAGAGAAAAAGGACATATTACACCTACCCCTTTCCTTTCTGTCCAGTCAAGATAATCCTTCATCTCATATACTGGTCCTGCAAAGTGACTGCCGCAACAGAGGCAGTAACcaaaatattcaattatagagGGACAATGGAGAATTCGGTTTTTCTTCTGTGCCTCGCGTAAACCTTCTTCTCTCAGTAGCCCATCACTGTAGTTTATTGCGCATGAAATGACTTTCAGTGTCAAGACCATAAGAGCTCCTGAACCATGCATGTATGACATAAAAGACAGTTACCATTGTATTGACGACAGATTATAATTTGAAGAATTAATTCAAGCTATCAATGTCGTCATGAGACCCTAATGCATTAACAAGAGAAAATGATACCTCCAAATTTTAGGCACTAGGACAGTATACGCAATCACATGAAAATATCTGTGAGCTATAACTATGTCGTACAATGATAATCAGAAGCAAGAACAATAATAATGCTACTTTATCCAAGTTTCCTTGGGCCTTTTCTTACTATAACAATGTCAATAATGACACTCCAATGTCAAACCATAGGTGCTCTCATGTTTGTAGGGGGCAATTCACATAGAGTCATAAGCATACACCTTAATGCATTCGATTGGGCTTTGCAAAATTCTTCTCTCAGAAAAGAGAAACATCTAATTATAAGGGATTGAGTGTTGTATGCCCTGAGATTGAAGATCGGTCTGCCTTTTTTGATAGTCAAGATGTAGGAGCTGCCCTTCAAGTAAAAACTAAGTAGAAGCCAAAAAAACAAATTGAAGATGATAGCAGCTCAGGCAATTGGAGGGTTTATGGTCAGGAAGGAATCTCAAGCTGTAATATCAAAGCAGATTTAGGATGTGATCGGCATGATGTCTTCGATATGAAATTACAAGTTGTTCATGTTGCAAGTTTGGATTTTACATAGAACAGTACCTCTAGAGTTCTAAAAAGATGCATTGATAATGGCTATCTTCAGTTTTCATGTTTAGTTTCTAAACTAAAACTTTCTATCTATTTGGTTTGACAGGGTTGGCATGCTAAGGTACTTATCTTGGAGTAGGAGATAAAGGATGCCTGCTAACCACTGCAAGTTTACATCATCCTCAATTTTTGTAGTAAAATTCTTTTTCTAATATGGATCATCAAAGGAAGGATTCCAAATGTAGGTACATTACTTCTGTATTCAATGTAGTAAGCAAGTAAGATAAtgcaaaaaggaaagaagaatggTGGCAGATATAATAATAGTGATGATAAAAACAAATGGAGAATTCAGGAAAGAAACGTGAAGAATTATAGAGAGGATACATGTCGAGAATTTGCCTCCAAGTAGTCCTACCAAAGCAATGTTACATGTTGATTTTTCGGTCATTATCATCACGCAATCTTTTTTCCATTTTAAAGAGGTTAGCTACAAGCATAACTCTAATTCAAGAAAGCTTCATTTCAAGAATTtagcaaacttatatatttgttgCCAATCACATCTCTTCTTCTCAAATAAGATAAGGCTGTTAAACTTCAATGTTATTTCTCAGAATGTTGTGTTCATAATCTAAAGTCCCAGTCAGCATGGCACAATACTTTAGTCCCTGTTTTCGTTAAAGCCAAAATAAACCATGATCATGACTAAACCTTAGGGTTTATTTGGGTTTTTCTATGGGATTGGACTGAAAATTCTGTAGGATTCGTGGATTAGTCCAGTACAATCAGCAGGATCACAGGACTACAAGCTGGGCTAGTTGCCCATATTTATAAAATTCCAAGGAATAGATTTAGAGTGGGATGGCCGGAATCCCATAGGGAGAAAAAAAACACCTCAGTAggtcttttttttccctccctGCAGGAATGGGCTAGGAAAGATCTAGTACATGGGCTGGTCCATGCCTTATATTCTATAATCCTAaagatcttatttccaatcttaAGGATCCAATATGACTGTCCAAACAAGCCTGTTTGGGTATTTCTACAGTATTGGACTAGGTAGTGTTTGTTTGATACAGGGCCATACTTAAATGGATGGCCTAATTCATGAATCCTATAGAATTTTCAGCCCAATCTTATAGGAATATATAATAGGCCCTTAGTGTTATTTCTTTCCCATGTTGGGCCCAGCTAGTGTTAACCATGTACTGGCAATTGACTGCAAACATGAACAAGGAAACAATATCACTATGCAAAATCTTCTCAAAAAGAGTTTCAGGAAAATGCAAATGAATTTTTTCATCAGACAAATTGCTTATTATGAAACAAGGAGTTGAATCTACTTGATAGCAGAGTATACGTATACTTAGAAAGGAAATGTCATGCATTCATATTCTAAATCTAACATCATTATATCAACTTGTATGAATGCTGAACGAATGATCAAAGAAGCcgtaatttcaaaaattagcaTATTACTTGCAAAGCAGTAAACAATGATTTTCCAGCCAAAACAATAATAAACAGAAAATGTACAGGTTCACTACCAGTAGCATCAatgcctccttccttccatgcATCCCCACTCATATAGTACACATGGCTACAAAACACAAAATACAGTaggagaatcaattcatttGTTTGAAGTATTTTGACTACAAAGAATAGTTTTAAGAGTTAAGATAGCACATAACAGAAGACTGATTTTATTGATCATGTAATGGAATGCTTGTATTtcattagaaaaataattgtttGGGAAGATTTTGACTTTGACTCAATTCCATATGGTCTGAAGGACCAAACAAAGAATAGCTGAGCTCTCCACGGCTATAGAATTAGGGATGATACTGATGTTAATTTTGTTTGTGTTTTTGGGTGGGTGGGGGGCCCGTGGGGAAGCAGCGCAGCAGTTTAGACAGGACAAAAGGCAGTGTGTTGATGGGGGGAGGGGGTGTAGAAAGGGACGTGATGACAATAATTTTAGGAATGATACTCATACAAAAAGCTTAATGGgtgtttttcttcaaaaatttagaGTCTTTCCccattatttctatttttgtcTGAAGAAAATCAGCGTGGAAACTGAGGGATATAACTGCTTCTCCACAGATATAGATTTCCCAGCAAAAAGGAACTAACTAAAGCAAAGTTGCCAGGAACCCAGAGTTACAATTCGACGAAACAAAGAGACACTCAGGTTATATAGAGTCAGAAAATATTACTATTATTAACTCATAGTCTGAAGTAACTCACTCGAGGGTCTGACAGATTTGAGAAACATAAAAAAGCATTTGTTTTGGGGAAAAAACTTTAAATCTGCACCTGATTAAAATAGTTAAATCTCCACCTGATTTTTCCAAGAAATGTTCTATGATTAGTTCAAATAACCTTGataaaatatattcaaaatCCAATCTTCTTAAAAACTTCATGAGAATCAACATTAATAGTAAATGTATTTTGTATGATAAGGCATTATTGTATAAATTTGTACCTTATACAACTCTCTCTCAGAATCATAGCATCTTCGTAAAAATTTATCATCATATTTTACTTttaatttgagaaataaatgacAAAAGATTCGACCTTTCACGCATTCCAGAATTCGGACCAGCCTACTGTATAAAGTATCGTGTGTCTgaccaactaatcaagcatccAGCTACACAAATTTGTTGAAAATTATATCAAGATAACAAGAACAGATCGTGGAAAAAACCTATGCCAATCAAGAACCAATCCGGACGAGATCAAAAGCAAATTACCAGCCTATGAGGTAACCGAATCCAgcaaagaaggtgaagatcccaCAGTAGCGGCGGCACAGGAGCATGGAGGCGTATCCGGCGGCCATGGGGATGAGGAAATGGAGGTTCGAGGAGAAACCGAAGGAGAGGTAGGAGAGGGCCGCCCCGGAGAGACCGGCGTAGAGATGCTTCGCTAGGGTTCCGGGGACGAGCCGCCACAAGAAACTCGCCGGGATCGTGGCCACGAAGCAGAGCAGGAAGCGGAGCACCGGGATCGAGACCCCGATCGCTGCCGCCATGGACGCCATCTCGAGCTCCATCGCGACTCGCGAAAGACACAAATCCCTCGCGTCTCTCTGACTCGATTCCTAAGCCTTTCAAGAAGAGGACGTGGAAAAAAGGACGaacgaagaggagagagaggaatgtATTTCTGATGACGGATATGCCCTTAAAGTGACCTAGCGGTCGGACCCGGGCTTCCAGCTCTCATCGGTGGCGTCTGATGTAATATTTGTCGTTTCGGATGGATTTTTTTCTGCCGCCGCCTACTTGGACCCTCCCCGGGATTCTGGAGTTAGTTTGGCCCGGTGACGTCCGAGAATTCAGAAATTTCCAGAAGTCGATATTTATTACAGATGTTTTTGCTGATCTGACAATATCTGAAGGACACTTGGTTGGGGAAGAATCTAACTAATAAATGTGCAATGGGTCACTTTAATAATTCATATACATAAGATACGGAAGATAGAGTACTATATaacattaaaatataaataagtttttCTACACAAGCATATAAGAAGTAATAGATAtataatttttgagaaaatattaAATATGGCGAGTATTCTGATCTCATGACTGCTACTTCATTAGTGTATACTAAGAAGTAGGAACGATGAGTCCGAAATTAGATTTACCTCGATGACTCAATAGTAATGCGTATGCATTGAATACTTACATACCTGTTAGGGTACATAatgtatttttcttaatttattaCCGCATCAGCTTATGtaa
Above is a genomic segment from Phoenix dactylifera cultivar Barhee BC4 chromosome 2, palm_55x_up_171113_PBpolish2nd_filt_p, whole genome shotgun sequence containing:
- the LOC103716870 gene encoding lysophospholipid acyltransferase 1-like; translated protein: MELEMASMAAAIGVSIPVLRFLLCFVATIPASFLWRLVPGTLAKHLYAGLSGAALSYLSFGFSSNLHFLIPMAAGYASMLLCRRYCGIFTFFAGFGYLIGCHVYYMSGDAWKEGGIDATGALMVLTLKVISCAINYSDGLLREEGLREAQKKNRILHCPSIIEYFGYCLCCGSHFAGPVYEMKDYLDWTERKGMWARSKDRPSPSPYVATLRALIQAAICMAIYLYLVPQYPLSRFNEPIYYEWGFWKRLHYQYMSGFTARWKYYFIWSISEASIITSGLGFSGWSDSSPPTPQWERAKNVDILGVELATSAVQLPLMWNIQVSTWLRYYVYERLIQKGKKPGFLQLLATQTVSAIWHGLYPGYIIFFVQSALMIAGSRVIYRWQQAVSPSNAIFRKMLTLINFAYTLLVLNYSCIGFQVLSMKETLASYQSVYFVGTIVPIVFTLLGYIIKPARSVRPNKAQKSQ